The following coding sequences lie in one Desulfonatronum thiodismutans genomic window:
- a CDS encoding glycosyltransferase family 9 protein has product MNAHLVIQLARFGDVIQTKRLIRGLLADPDNLVHLTVDAGLVELSEMIYPDVVVHGLPVHDPRSDPATLIRACAEIFSAWKAADVARVYNLNHSGFNHVLAGLFAPEQVVGYQWNQGQALRGSWPETVFRLSAHRSANPLNLMDYWGFFLGQTQGVALDPALVNPPATPKGGGLGVVLAGRHARRTLPIPILARVIQAAAARIEGKIHLLGTAAEREAARALRPLLPAAIQGRLKDLTGRTGWTGLRDVVQGLDLLLTPDTGTMHLAAHLGAPVTAFFLSSAWAFETGPYGQGHQVWQSVEPCAPCLEAAPCPRSAACAQAFADKAVLARLARPAGQERTNHTDPPESLCLLRTGLDDFGLEFHPVAGKLPDQGTRLARRELLRSHRLRIGPRRVRQEQAAAEALYHEPDWMIDTP; this is encoded by the coding sequence ATGAACGCGCATCTGGTCATCCAACTGGCCCGCTTCGGGGATGTCATCCAGACCAAGCGGCTGATTCGCGGTCTGCTGGCCGATCCCGACAACCTGGTCCACCTGACCGTGGACGCCGGGCTGGTCGAGCTGTCCGAGATGATCTATCCGGACGTGGTGGTCCACGGCCTGCCGGTCCATGATCCGCGTTCGGACCCCGCGACTCTGATTCGCGCTTGCGCCGAAATCTTCTCCGCCTGGAAGGCCGCGGACGTCGCCCGGGTCTACAACCTGAACCATTCCGGGTTCAACCACGTCCTGGCCGGATTGTTCGCACCGGAGCAGGTCGTTGGCTACCAGTGGAATCAGGGACAAGCACTTCGGGGGTCGTGGCCGGAAACGGTCTTTCGGCTCAGTGCCCACCGGTCGGCCAATCCTCTGAACCTGATGGACTACTGGGGCTTTTTCCTCGGACAGACCCAGGGCGTGGCCCTGGACCCGGCCCTGGTCAATCCCCCGGCCACGCCCAAGGGCGGAGGGTTGGGCGTGGTTCTGGCCGGACGCCATGCCCGGCGGACCCTGCCGATTCCCATTCTGGCCCGGGTGATCCAGGCCGCGGCGGCCCGGATTGAAGGCAAGATCCATCTTCTGGGAACGGCCGCGGAACGCGAAGCGGCCAGGGCGCTGCGCCCCTTGCTCCCGGCCGCGATCCAGGGCAGGCTGAAGGATCTGACCGGTCGCACCGGCTGGACCGGCCTGCGCGACGTAGTTCAAGGGCTGGATCTGCTGCTCACCCCGGACACCGGGACCATGCACCTGGCAGCGCACCTGGGCGCCCCGGTCACGGCCTTTTTCCTCTCCTCGGCCTGGGCCTTTGAGACCGGTCCCTACGGCCAAGGCCACCAGGTCTGGCAGTCCGTGGAACCCTGCGCCCCCTGCCTGGAAGCCGCGCCCTGTCCCCGCTCCGCGGCCTGCGCCCAGGCCTTCGCGGACAAAGCCGTCCTGGCCCGACTGGCCCGGCCGGCTGGACAGGAGCGGACCAACCACACCGATCCGCCGGAATCTCTCTGCCTGCTGCGCACCGGACTGGACGACTTCGGCCTGGAATTTCACCCCGTGGCCGGAAAACTGCCGGACCAGGGAACTCGCTTAGCCCGCCGTGAGCTGCTGCGCTCCCACCGGCTGCGGATCGGCCCGCGCCGGGTCCGCCAGGAGCAGGCCGCGGCCGAGGCCCTGTACCATGAACCCGACTGGATGATCGACACGCCATGA
- the rpe gene encoding ribulose-phosphate 3-epimerase, whose protein sequence is MPKTPPIILTPSLLSSDFSRIGEELAALEQAGLQWVHWDVMDGAFVPNITFGPPVIKACRKSCGLFFDVHLMIEQPDRYLAEFVDAGANLLCVHAEACVHLERTVSEITRLGAKAGVALNPHTPLDMVEYLLPQLDMVLIMTVNPGFGGQKFIPFTRQKIQRLRAMIQEVGAETFIQVDGGVSPENIRELADLGANVFVSGSAFFGFPPYAARLETFMRAVREE, encoded by the coding sequence ATGCCGAAAACTCCCCCCATCATCCTCACCCCGTCCCTGCTCTCGTCGGACTTCAGCCGCATCGGCGAGGAACTCGCGGCCCTGGAGCAGGCCGGGCTGCAATGGGTGCACTGGGACGTCATGGACGGGGCCTTCGTGCCCAACATCACCTTCGGCCCGCCGGTGATCAAGGCCTGTCGCAAAAGCTGCGGGTTGTTCTTCGACGTCCACCTGATGATCGAACAGCCGGACCGCTATCTGGCCGAATTCGTGGACGCGGGGGCAAACCTGCTCTGCGTCCACGCCGAGGCCTGCGTTCATCTGGAGCGGACCGTCTCCGAGATCACGCGCCTGGGCGCCAAGGCCGGCGTGGCCCTGAACCCGCACACCCCGCTGGACATGGTGGAATACCTCCTGCCCCAACTGGACATGGTCCTGATCATGACCGTGAACCCCGGCTTCGGCGGCCAGAAGTTCATCCCTTTCACCAGGCAAAAAATCCAGCGGCTTCGGGCCATGATCCAGGAGGTCGGGGCTGAGACCTTCATCCAGGTGGACGGCGGCGTGAGCCCGGAGAACATCCGCGAGCTGGCCGATTTGGGCGCCAACGTCTTCGTCTCCGGCTCAGCCTTCTTCGGCTTCCCGCCCTACGCCGCCCGCCTGGAAACCTTCATGCGGGCCGTGAGAGAGGAATAG
- the glpX gene encoding class II fructose-bisphosphatase, whose translation MSQETPQRNLALDLARVTEAAALASSRWLGKGDKERGDYAAVEAMRLSFSAIDIDGVVVIGEGEKDEAPMLYNGEKLGTGRGPEVDVAVDPVEGTRLLAYGRPNAIAVVALAPRGTLYDPGPAFYMKKMAVPHEAKYHVDIKAPVAENLRRVAKALGKAVDDLSVFILDKPRHVELVKEIREAGARIQLHTDGDVAGALMATTPGGEVDMMIGTGGTPEGVLAAVAIRIMGGEMQCMLDPQSEDERRALEEAGYSLSRVLTVDDLVRSDDVFFAATGISGGTFLKGVEFTGKGAVTHSMVMRGRTGTFRRIEAQHSFSKLMRISSIEYHKTEPS comes from the coding sequence ATGTCCCAGGAAACCCCGCAACGCAATCTGGCCCTGGATCTGGCCCGGGTGACCGAGGCCGCGGCTCTGGCTTCCTCTCGCTGGCTGGGCAAGGGCGACAAGGAACGCGGCGATTATGCCGCGGTGGAGGCCATGCGCCTGAGCTTCAGCGCCATCGATATCGACGGCGTGGTGGTCATCGGCGAGGGCGAAAAGGATGAAGCCCCGATGCTCTACAACGGGGAGAAGCTCGGCACGGGCCGCGGGCCTGAGGTGGACGTGGCCGTGGACCCGGTGGAAGGAACGCGCCTGCTGGCCTATGGCCGACCCAACGCCATCGCCGTGGTCGCCCTGGCGCCGCGAGGGACGCTCTATGATCCCGGCCCGGCTTTCTACATGAAGAAGATGGCCGTGCCCCACGAGGCCAAATACCATGTGGACATCAAGGCCCCGGTGGCCGAAAACCTGCGCCGGGTGGCCAAGGCCCTGGGCAAGGCCGTGGACGACCTGTCGGTCTTTATCCTGGACAAGCCCCGGCACGTGGAGTTGGTCAAGGAAATCCGAGAAGCCGGAGCCCGCATCCAGCTGCATACGGACGGCGACGTGGCCGGAGCCCTGATGGCCACGACCCCGGGCGGCGAGGTGGACATGATGATCGGCACCGGCGGGACCCCGGAGGGCGTGCTGGCCGCGGTGGCCATCCGGATCATGGGCGGGGAGATGCAGTGTATGCTGGACCCACAGTCCGAGGACGAGCGCCGGGCCCTTGAGGAGGCGGGGTACAGCCTCAGCCGCGTCCTGACCGTGGACGACCTGGTCCGCAGCGACGACGTCTTTTTCGCGGCCACCGGCATCTCCGGGGGGACGTTTCTGAAAGGCGTCGAGTTCACCGGCAAGGGCGCGGTGACCCACTCCATGGTCATGCGCGGCAGGACAGGAACCTTCCGCCGGATCGAGGCCCAGCACTCCTTCTCCAAACTGATGCGCATCAGCTCCATCGAATACCACAAAACCGAGCCGAGCTAG
- a CDS encoding AMP-binding protein produces the protein MTTTQTNDGFTPQTPPRTVPETLDRGVALFGDRPLLGLVEGDPVTYAEFRTKVREHAETLTHLGVGHGDRVAIFSENRPEWPMVYFAASSLGAVLVPILPDFHPSSVLHILRHSGAKVLMASERCLAKLEDLNQQHLTVIILDDFRILPPESWAGRVKDVIRSSLKDRERLQSMARHVTGHGTPATPKEDDLASIVYTSGTTGRAKGVMLTHRNVVSDAWMTRELVDLGPRDRMLSILPLAHTMEFTLGLLLPMMHGTQVRYLGGVPSPQMLMDAMAKIRPTFMLSVPLVIEKIFKRRIQPKLTGSAVGRTLYRFNLSRSLLHKLAGKKMYQSFGGSLRGYCIGGAPLSVEAETFLREAGFPYAMGYGLTEASPLVAGTGAASVRRRSSGRALNGVEIRIAVQQESDSPSRGQADGEVVGEIQVRGPNVMQGYYQEPELTAEVFTEDGWLRTGDLGTLDKDGYLFIRGRLKNLILGPSGENIYPEEIENVLNEQDYVLESLAFDLNGKVAARVFLDYDRLDEEVSWRKMSEFEARKYVTDLLETIRTRTNAGLASFARVSKMIEQTEAFEKTPTHKIKRYLYTSASPPF, from the coding sequence ATGACCACGACGCAAACAAACGACGGCTTCACTCCCCAAACCCCTCCCCGCACGGTACCCGAAACCCTGGACCGCGGAGTCGCCTTGTTCGGCGACCGCCCGCTCCTCGGCCTGGTGGAGGGAGACCCCGTCACTTATGCCGAGTTCCGAACCAAAGTCAGGGAACATGCCGAAACCCTGACCCACTTGGGAGTGGGCCACGGTGACAGAGTGGCCATTTTCAGTGAGAACCGACCGGAATGGCCCATGGTCTATTTCGCCGCCAGTTCACTGGGAGCCGTGCTGGTCCCGATTCTCCCGGACTTTCACCCGTCCTCGGTCCTGCATATTCTGCGGCACAGCGGGGCCAAGGTGCTGATGGCCTCGGAACGCTGCCTGGCGAAGCTGGAAGACCTGAACCAGCAGCACCTGACCGTGATCATCCTGGACGACTTCCGGATTTTGCCCCCGGAATCCTGGGCCGGTCGGGTCAAGGATGTGATCCGCTCCAGCCTCAAGGACAGGGAACGCCTGCAATCCATGGCCCGGCACGTGACCGGCCACGGCACTCCGGCGACACCCAAGGAGGACGACCTGGCCTCCATCGTCTACACCTCCGGGACCACGGGAAGGGCCAAAGGGGTGATGCTCACCCACCGCAACGTGGTTTCCGACGCCTGGATGACCCGTGAGTTGGTGGACCTGGGGCCGCGGGACCGGATGCTCTCAATTCTGCCCCTGGCCCACACCATGGAGTTTACCCTGGGGCTGTTGCTGCCCATGATGCACGGGACCCAGGTCCGGTACCTCGGCGGGGTCCCCTCGCCGCAAATGCTGATGGACGCCATGGCCAAGATCCGCCCCACGTTCATGCTCAGCGTCCCGCTGGTGATTGAGAAGATCTTCAAGCGCCGCATTCAGCCCAAACTGACCGGCAGCGCCGTGGGCCGGACCCTGTATCGCTTCAACCTGAGCCGAAGCCTGCTGCACAAGCTCGCCGGGAAAAAGATGTACCAGTCATTTGGCGGCAGCCTACGCGGCTACTGTATCGGGGGAGCGCCCCTGTCCGTGGAAGCGGAAACCTTTTTACGCGAAGCCGGTTTTCCCTATGCCATGGGCTACGGGCTGACCGAGGCATCGCCCCTGGTGGCCGGGACCGGCGCGGCGAGCGTCCGGCGGCGTTCCTCGGGTCGCGCTTTGAACGGCGTCGAAATCCGCATCGCCGTGCAGCAGGAGAGCGATTCGCCGTCCAGGGGGCAGGCCGACGGCGAGGTCGTCGGAGAAATCCAGGTCCGCGGTCCCAATGTCATGCAAGGGTATTACCAGGAGCCGGAGTTGACCGCCGAAGTTTTCACGGAGGACGGCTGGCTGCGCACCGGGGACCTGGGCACGCTGGACAAGGACGGCTATCTGTTCATCCGCGGACGTTTGAAAAACCTGATTCTCGGCCCCAGTGGTGAAAACATCTACCCGGAGGAGATCGAGAACGTCCTGAATGAACAGGATTACGTCCTGGAATCCCTGGCCTTCGATCTGAACGGCAAGGTCGCGGCCCGGGTCTTCCTGGACTATGACCGGCTGGACGAAGAGGTTTCCTGGCGGAAGATGAGCGAATTCGAAGCACGCAAGTACGTCACCGACCTGCTGGAAACCATCCGGACCCGCACCAACGCCGGACTGGCCTCCTTTGCCCGGGTCAGCAAGATGATCGAGCAGACCGAGGCTTTTGAGAAAACCCCGACTCACAAAATCAAGCGCTATCTCTACACCAGCGCATCGCCGCCGTTCTAA
- the rfaD gene encoding ADP-glyceromanno-heptose 6-epimerase, whose protein sequence is MYVVTGGAGFIGSALVWKLNQQGVADVLIVDDLGRGEKWKNLVNLRYADYLHKAAFLQLLEQGKLGPEVKAILHMGACSSTTETDAEYLMENNYRYTQILARFCLRHDIRFIYASSAATYGDGSQGFDDDPTAMEGLKPLNMYGYSKQLFDLWALRTNVADRMVGLKFFNVFGPNEYHKADMKSVVCKAFRQIGETGRLRLFRSHRPDYADGEQRRDFVYIKDCVDVVWWLLENRAVNGIFNLGRGEAKSWNELARAVFAAMDRPVDIEYIDMPDAIREKYQYYTKAGMERLRSLGCPAAFSSLEDGVADYVRTYLMAEDPYLA, encoded by the coding sequence ATGTACGTGGTGACGGGAGGCGCGGGATTCATCGGCAGCGCCCTGGTTTGGAAACTGAATCAACAAGGCGTCGCGGATGTGCTGATCGTTGACGATCTGGGCCGGGGCGAAAAATGGAAGAACCTGGTCAACCTGCGGTACGCCGACTATCTGCACAAGGCCGCGTTTCTCCAGCTCCTGGAACAAGGCAAGCTCGGGCCGGAGGTTAAGGCGATCCTGCACATGGGCGCCTGCTCGTCCACCACGGAGACGGACGCCGAATACCTGATGGAGAACAATTACCGGTACACGCAAATCCTGGCCCGGTTTTGTCTGCGCCACGACATCCGCTTCATCTATGCCAGCAGCGCCGCGACCTACGGGGACGGCTCCCAGGGCTTCGACGACGACCCCACGGCCATGGAAGGGCTCAAGCCCCTGAACATGTACGGCTATTCCAAGCAGCTTTTTGATCTCTGGGCGCTGCGCACCAACGTTGCCGACCGGATGGTCGGCCTGAAATTCTTCAATGTTTTCGGACCAAACGAATACCACAAAGCCGACATGAAGAGCGTGGTCTGCAAGGCCTTTCGCCAGATCGGAGAGACCGGACGGCTGCGTCTGTTCAGATCACACCGCCCGGATTACGCCGACGGCGAGCAGCGCCGGGATTTCGTCTACATCAAGGACTGCGTCGACGTAGTCTGGTGGCTGCTGGAAAACCGAGCCGTGAACGGAATCTTCAACCTTGGACGCGGAGAGGCCAAGTCCTGGAACGAGTTGGCCCGGGCGGTCTTCGCGGCCATGGATCGGCCCGTGGACATCGAATACATCGACATGCCGGATGCCATCCGGGAAAAGTATCAATACTACACCAAGGCCGGGATGGAGCGGCTGCGCTCCCTGGGCTGTCCCGCCGCCTTCAGCTCCCTGGAGGACGGAGTGGCCGACTATGTGCGCACCTACCTGATGGCCGAGGATCCGTATCTGGCTTGA
- a CDS encoding MucR family transcriptional regulator, with translation MDEFIKQALEIVKAQAGVRPMTEEEMMSMVTKIATSLRAVAEGGVIGDTGAEAAPELNIDPKKAIKEKSVTCLECGKNFKVLTKKHLASHGLTTEEYRAKYGYKKGTPLIAKALSKARRKKMQEMQLWTKKGMKSGQD, from the coding sequence ATGGATGAATTCATCAAGCAAGCGTTGGAGATCGTAAAGGCTCAGGCTGGAGTTCGGCCCATGACCGAAGAAGAAATGATGTCCATGGTCACCAAAATCGCGACCAGTCTGCGGGCCGTTGCGGAAGGTGGAGTCATCGGGGACACGGGAGCGGAAGCCGCCCCTGAGTTGAATATCGATCCGAAAAAGGCGATCAAGGAAAAGTCCGTCACCTGTCTGGAGTGCGGTAAGAACTTCAAGGTTCTGACGAAAAAGCATCTTGCTTCTCATGGCCTGACCACCGAGGAATATCGCGCAAAATACGGCTATAAGAAAGGCACCCCGTTGATCGCGAAAGCTCTCTCCAAGGCTCGGCGCAAAAAAATGCAGGAAATGCAGCTTTGGACCAAGAAAGGGATGAAGTCCGGCCAGGATTAA
- the ahbB gene encoding siroheme decarboxylase subunit beta → MSTSTNSHEHTEAEQAALRLLQADIPDTERPYLEIAERTGLTEEAVLDLLRRLKDRGVVRRFGATLRHQQAGYGANAMVAWFVEQDRDLDEVGAIMAQRQEITHCYQRVNCYAWPYNLYTMVHARSREECLGVVEQLARIAQVPQYDILFSRKELKKTSMAYF, encoded by the coding sequence ATGAGCACGTCAACGAATTCTCACGAGCATACCGAGGCCGAACAAGCGGCCCTGCGTCTTCTTCAGGCCGACATCCCGGATACGGAGCGGCCTTACCTGGAAATCGCCGAGCGGACCGGCCTGACCGAGGAGGCTGTATTGGACCTGCTTCGCCGTCTGAAGGATCGAGGCGTGGTACGTCGCTTCGGCGCGACCTTGCGTCATCAGCAGGCCGGATACGGGGCCAACGCCATGGTCGCCTGGTTCGTGGAGCAGGATCGGGATTTGGACGAGGTCGGCGCGATCATGGCCCAGCGTCAGGAAATCACCCACTGCTATCAGCGTGTGAACTGCTACGCGTGGCCCTACAACCTCTACACCATGGTCCACGCCCGCAGCCGCGAGGAGTGCCTGGGCGTGGTGGAGCAGTTGGCCCGGATCGCCCAGGTGCCCCAGTACGACATTCTTTTCAGCCGCAAGGAGCTGAAAAAGACGTCCATGGCCTATTTCTAG
- the hemL gene encoding glutamate-1-semialdehyde 2,1-aminomutase yields MADSKTLFAKAQELIPGGVNSPVRACLSVQSDPLFIAKAQGSKMWTVEGRELIDYVMSWGPMLLGHSHPAVVEAVHKAVDQGASFGAPCQAEVELAELLTAALPGVDMIRMVNSGTEATMSALRLARGFTGRNKVVKFVGCYHGHSDAFLASAGSGVATLSIPGTPGVPEAVVADTLLAPYNDLDAVEALFREHGDEIAAVIVEPVAGNMGMVLPQPGFLPTLRVLTDRHGALLIFDEVITGFRLAYGGAQNVFGVIPDLTCLGKIIGGGFPVGAYGGRREIMARIAPCGDVYQAGTLSGNPVAMAAGVATLKELAQADYMDLTIRTKALATELKSVLEERGVTVQLNCMASMFTLFFATDPVTDFASASKSDAAIYASFFRQMRDAGIALAPSGYECAFTSFAHTEEDFERTLDACRTVHF; encoded by the coding sequence ATGGCTGATTCGAAAACCTTGTTCGCCAAGGCCCAGGAGCTGATTCCGGGCGGGGTGAACAGTCCGGTGCGGGCCTGTTTGAGCGTGCAGAGCGATCCTCTGTTCATCGCCAAGGCCCAAGGCTCGAAGATGTGGACCGTGGAAGGTCGCGAACTCATCGACTACGTTATGTCCTGGGGGCCGATGCTTCTCGGGCATTCCCATCCCGCCGTGGTGGAGGCCGTGCACAAGGCCGTGGATCAGGGCGCCAGCTTCGGCGCGCCCTGCCAAGCGGAGGTGGAATTGGCCGAACTGCTTACGGCCGCCCTGCCCGGAGTGGACATGATCCGGATGGTCAATTCCGGAACCGAGGCGACCATGAGCGCCCTGCGTCTGGCTCGAGGCTTCACCGGGCGCAACAAGGTGGTCAAGTTCGTGGGCTGCTATCACGGCCACAGCGACGCCTTTCTGGCCAGCGCCGGTTCCGGTGTGGCCACCCTGTCCATTCCCGGCACGCCGGGCGTTCCCGAAGCCGTTGTCGCGGATACCCTGCTGGCCCCTTACAATGACCTGGACGCCGTGGAAGCGTTGTTTCGGGAACATGGCGACGAGATCGCCGCGGTGATCGTCGAGCCCGTGGCCGGGAACATGGGCATGGTTTTGCCTCAGCCCGGATTTTTACCCACCTTGCGCGTGCTGACCGACCGGCATGGCGCGCTGCTTATTTTCGACGAGGTGATCACCGGCTTTCGCCTGGCCTACGGCGGGGCCCAGAACGTCTTCGGCGTGATCCCGGACCTGACCTGCCTGGGCAAGATCATCGGAGGAGGTTTTCCGGTGGGCGCGTACGGCGGACGGCGGGAGATCATGGCCCGCATCGCGCCTTGCGGTGACGTCTATCAGGCCGGAACTCTCTCCGGAAACCCGGTGGCCATGGCTGCCGGGGTGGCGACCCTCAAGGAACTGGCCCAGGCCGACTACATGGACCTGACCATCCGGACCAAGGCCCTGGCCACGGAATTGAAAAGCGTCCTGGAAGAACGCGGCGTGACCGTCCAACTCAACTGCATGGCGTCGATGTTCACCTTGTTCTTCGCCACGGACCCGGTCACGGATTTTGCCTCGGCCTCCAAGTCTGACGCCGCGATCTACGCCTCCTTTTTCCGCCAGATGCGCGATGCCGGGATTGCCCTGGCACCCTCGGGCTACGAGTGCGCCTTCACCTCCTTCGCGCATACCGAAGAGGACTTCGAGCGGACCCTGGATGCCTGCCGGACCGTCCACTTCTAG
- a CDS encoding cobalt-precorrin 5A hydrolase — protein MPAGPSTSSRSFSVGAQAVVQLRDIAVWALTSRGCDLARRISADLGATLFLPEKFAAPDEQPFQLFSSAFPKNFFRFRHHVCVAASGIVVRCVGPLLRDKTTDPGVVVLDQEGRHAVSLVGGHLGGANDMARKVARLTGGQAVITTATDTAGLPALDLLARERGLVADHPERFAPLAAALLDGEIVQVLDTEDYFWSRLREMGHGDMFERVPDVEAWQADRPGLWVSWRRPPAQPGEPAVLGLHPRRLVAGLGCHRGVSEASIIAFVRDVFDKNGLALASLTALGTVQARAAETGLRSAATALGVDVAFFSSEQLQTVRTPNPSEAAARLVGTKSVCEAAALLLARTDTLVVAKTKGVELTLAVALRYDSNGLREYE, from the coding sequence ATGCCTGCCGGACCGTCCACTTCTAGCCGTTCCTTTTCCGTTGGAGCCCAGGCCGTTGTGCAGTTGCGCGACATCGCGGTCTGGGCTCTGACTTCCCGCGGTTGCGACCTTGCCCGGCGGATCTCCGCTGATTTGGGCGCGACTCTATTCCTTCCCGAAAAATTCGCCGCCCCTGACGAGCAACCGTTTCAGCTTTTTTCTTCAGCGTTTCCGAAGAACTTCTTTCGTTTCCGCCATCATGTTTGCGTCGCGGCCTCCGGCATCGTGGTCCGGTGCGTCGGCCCGTTGTTACGGGACAAGACAACGGACCCGGGAGTGGTGGTTCTGGATCAGGAGGGACGTCACGCCGTCAGTCTGGTGGGCGGCCACCTGGGCGGGGCCAACGATATGGCCCGGAAAGTGGCCCGGTTAACCGGGGGCCAAGCCGTGATCACCACGGCAACGGACACGGCCGGGCTGCCGGCCTTGGATCTCCTGGCCCGTGAACGGGGTCTTGTCGCGGACCATCCGGAGCGCTTCGCTCCCCTGGCCGCGGCCTTGCTGGACGGAGAAATCGTCCAGGTGCTGGATACGGAAGACTACTTTTGGTCGCGACTGCGCGAAATGGGGCACGGGGATATGTTCGAGCGGGTTCCGGACGTCGAGGCGTGGCAGGCCGACCGGCCCGGGCTCTGGGTGTCCTGGAGACGCCCGCCCGCTCAACCAGGCGAACCCGCCGTGCTTGGCCTGCATCCGCGTCGACTCGTGGCCGGGTTGGGCTGCCACCGTGGCGTGAGTGAGGCGTCGATCATCGCCTTCGTGCGCGATGTGTTTGACAAGAACGGGCTGGCCCTGGCCAGTCTGACCGCGTTGGGCACGGTTCAGGCCAGGGCCGCGGAAACGGGGCTCCGTTCGGCCGCTACCGCCCTGGGCGTGGACGTGGCCTTTTTTTCTTCTGAACAACTGCAAACCGTCCGGACGCCGAATCCGTCCGAGGCCGCGGCCCGGCTGGTCGGCACCAAAAGCGTCTGCGAGGCCGCGGCTTTGCTGCTGGCCCGCACCGACACGCTGGTGGTGGCCAAGACCAAGGGCGTGGAACTGACTCTGGCCGTGGCTTTACGCTATGATTCGAACGGATTGCGCGAATATGAATGA
- the cobJ gene encoding precorrin-3B C(17)-methyltransferase: MSNVVHVDDSAPSTGRLAVVGLGPGSPELLTPQARNILERSRAILGYGVYIDLIPRELLAGKQVLASGMRREMERCNQAVDLALAGVDTALVSSGDAGIYGMAGPCLEILEQRGVLDQVDFEVVPGIPALAAAAALLGAPLMHDFAVISLSDLLTPWERILRRIDHAGRADFVLVLYNPRSRGRDWQLAKALEVAAEHLPPETPVGLVRNAFRSGQEVSMWTLATVPVDRVDMLSILFIGNSQTRALGTRLLTPRGYPLE; encoded by the coding sequence ATGAGTAATGTCGTCCATGTCGATGATTCGGCGCCATCCACAGGTCGTTTGGCCGTAGTTGGTTTGGGTCCGGGGAGTCCGGAATTGCTGACGCCCCAGGCTCGGAACATTTTGGAGCGGTCCCGGGCCATCCTGGGATACGGCGTGTATATCGACCTGATTCCCCGGGAACTCCTGGCCGGAAAACAGGTTCTGGCTTCGGGCATGCGCCGGGAGATGGAGCGTTGCAACCAGGCCGTGGACCTGGCACTGGCAGGGGTGGACACGGCCCTGGTCAGCAGCGGAGACGCCGGGATTTACGGCATGGCCGGGCCGTGCCTGGAAATCCTGGAACAGCGCGGAGTGTTGGACCAGGTGGATTTCGAGGTCGTCCCCGGGATTCCGGCCCTGGCCGCGGCCGCGGCCTTGTTGGGAGCGCCCCTGATGCACGATTTCGCGGTGATCAGCTTAAGCGACCTGCTCACCCCCTGGGAGCGCATCCTGCGGCGCATCGACCACGCCGGTCGCGCCGACTTCGTGCTGGTCCTGTACAACCCTCGTTCCCGAGGCCGGGACTGGCAACTGGCCAAAGCCCTGGAAGTTGCGGCTGAACACCTGCCCCCCGAAACGCCGGTTGGCTTGGTCCGCAACGCTTTTCGTTCGGGGCAGGAGGTTTCGATGTGGACCCTGGCTACAGTCCCCGTGGACCGGGTGGACATGTTGAGCATCCTCTTCATAGGCAACAGCCAAACCCGCGCCCTGGGCACGAGGCTGCTCACGCCCCGAGGGTATCCGCTCGAATGA
- a CDS encoding RNA recognition motif domain-containing protein: MDNKLYVGNLSYSTTEDDLHALFSDAGSVQSVAVIKDRDSGRSKGFGFVEMSSDDDAQKAIDLFHGTDYQGRPLTVNVARPREDRPRFDGGGGGKGRRSGGGGGRQRDW, from the coding sequence ATGGACAACAAACTGTACGTCGGCAACCTTTCCTATTCGACCACCGAAGACGATCTGCACGCTCTATTCTCGGATGCAGGCTCGGTACAATCCGTCGCCGTCATCAAGGACCGCGACTCTGGACGTTCCAAGGGCTTCGGCTTTGTGGAAATGAGTTCCGACGACGACGCTCAGAAGGCCATCGATCTGTTTCACGGAACTGATTATCAAGGACGCCCCCTGACGGTGAATGTGGCTCGCCCTCGGGAAGATCGTCCTCGCTTTGACGGCGGAGGCGGCGGCAAAGGCCGACGCTCCGGTGGCGGCGGCGGCAGGCAGCGCGACTGGTAG